A single genomic interval of Halichondria panicea chromosome 2, odHalPani1.1, whole genome shotgun sequence harbors:
- the LOC135330926 gene encoding ankyrin repeat domain-containing protein 53-like — translation MAAMNDVLLACTIGDIGWLKRGLERGISSNSMTKEGLKCLHLAAKHGMFDCVKYLLENNINGVNDQVTSTGDTALHTVLASNLGKMTIKFVRLLLDNGGDLDRENKVGQVPLHIAARFGHIKSLKFLLNLGVDISKTDDSGSTAYNFACLHGKHECARLLKALHWANKKDTDLDVMLKKEQFRKKQDKEYLALHSRLRMEAADCAFEEWLEQKQATRLSTPSACEERKQVRSRASQNGYLCATCTATTSKLQSAVSRKVSSKVNSQIKVNPRQEPHNVDSVGKPRKLYPCSNYPPKHLRCSSTGDSKSKHGLKSGRSSRATVRSEVIIVQKKSKSTPNEKATKIQNTSAKEANTTPNKHFKSTHKPQQRMTVWMKMKTCCFIMLDSLTT, via the exons ATGGCTGCAATGAATGATGTGCTACTAGCCTGTACCATAGGGGACATTGGCTGGCTAAAGAGGGGATTGGAAAGAGGCATCAGTTCAAACAGCATGACAAAAGAG GGCTTGAAATGCCTCCATCTGGCAGCTAAACATGGCATGTTTGACTGTGTGAAGTATCTGCTGGAGAACAACATCAATGGGGTGAATGATCAGGTCACATCTACCGGAGACACAGCTCTGCACACTGTGCTAGCGAGCAACCTTGGAAAAATGACCATCAAGTTTGTACGCCTCTTGTTAGACAATGGTGGAGACTTGGATAG GGAAAACAAAGTTGGACAAGTGCCACTACACATAGCGGCAAGATTTGGTCATATAAAGAGCTTGAAGTTTCTACTTAATCTTGGAGTAGACATCAGCAAAACT GATGACAGTGGGAGCACAGCGTATAACTTTGCCTGTCTTCACGGAAAACACGAGTGTGCAAGACTCCTAAAAGCACTTCACTGGGCAAATAAAAAGGATACTGACTTGGATGTAATGTTGAAAAAAGAACAATTTCGGAAAAAACAAGACAAAGAATATCTGGCCCTACACTCTAGGCTGAGAATGGAAGCTGCTGATTGTGCTTTTGAGGAGTGGTTAGAACAGAAACAGGCCACTCGATTGTCTACACCCTCTGCTTGCGAGGAGAGGAAGCAAGTTAGGAGCAGAGCCAGTCAGAATGGTTACCtgtgtgctacatgtactgcaacTACTAGCAAATTGCAGAGTGCAGTCTCACGAAAGGTATCCTCGAAGGTGAACTCTCAGATCAAAGTCAATCCTCGTCAAGAACCTCACAATGTCGACTCTGTGGGCAAGCCGAGAAAGCTATATCCTTGCAGCAACTATCCACCAAAACATCTcagatgttctagcactggtGATAGCAAATCAAAACATGGATTAAAATCTGGTAGAAGCTCCAGAGCTACAGTACGTTCTGAAGTAATCATTGTGCAAAAGAAATCGAAATCAACACCAAACGAAAAGGCTACAAAAATACAAAACACCTCTGCCAAAGAGGCAAATACCACACCCAATAAACACTTCAAATCTACTCACAAGCCTCAGCAGAGGATGACTGTGTGGATGAAGATGAAGACCTGTTGTTTCATAATGTTGGACTCGCTAACAACCTAG
- the LOC135330863 gene encoding protein mono-ADP-ribosyltransferase PARP14-like, giving the protein MSDSQQGSRTPEPVKPGEISLLIDHSRFSGRGRGRARGRIAALQEAPSVGKQEHSPQQKLNQRHEKDSSKLNDDLGQYADFVLIEHEEGNTSFGASADPRGRGARRSRSITASTTTPRRNFAAGSPSSPVYNATQSSSSAPLIDQESWNPSFAPNTLQSDSWGVTPPRPYHAGTHTSNPGRNSAAGSPPVSVYKSPGSVSLIDQEGWNPSTAPNTSQLAGTHAASNPEVIIQVSGLIDKVDEIELKVYFDDKESGGEPNAVKNCILTPPGYAYVTFQRHVADRVLSKQHELSGTRLYLKPVQAVPEAEDEAVTILLKHIPQGFDKLAIELCVEGIQGVLITEVKNGSSTIYFPPLPTEELKKAMNRLELLSKRKNIVIVRCHAKTTLYIRSITKKRDKTFLKRYFSNKNHSGGGDIIGDPVLLNDGKEAIVNFKQPEVLQRILSHNHDTIFGNGVQLSVEEPQQEKTADSEPEEFNSVHVPIKPQIADAIFHCPTKLRSFGDSLNVAYTIERDHILFTSSERSCSDWQKKCEDFLNETYSVCEIHVPEELSKEIRTQFASFKQHAFKSELINETDKSTCYVLAGETEVLQAICDNRSKMESHIEDSLKLESEHIDFISEFKLELLKETYPSVQITADASKQLLTFKGPSIYVEKLKQTLCSLTQKLEVIPVELDHELANYFATSLNEGQKQMRSFIKSRKCPLAVSYRAQPTEKGAQEATLSLLLVCESSQLLWAKNVQESLEKEARFKHVTVPKSLASEIDGMKDFKALVSQLKKDHDVRIIYNELDEIINVFGFGESVSDSSIRIEEFIQLKRSSATPLSFPITQFLSKALKKKKHILEQVLADCNPNLSCSFSEPDETEILVTPNKFIKDVEWRSQCKAALNKYVNKFTTMEVSFVRDAKQDIFDYLEGKEQSSQLPFAFDLQEADTLVDICGEINLVTEVTEQLSTISSSFVIDSTQLSLSPAQHAYIAQVNLENITANHPELSISLPIDSQTLHVTGPKAKLSNFEKHFATYKFSSITVSTDPLLVDFLSDEGSGRIFLASFLDEKKTVAVAVFRSSAIQLDFLYDGARSTCENVTEIVKELQSILKVGKICIPESLKKPKKDSETKSKIFNLYKKLEMEYNVVCSYGNTEIMFGGLLENVNQAVEKMSSFIKDECTITKDLQLTSPQWKLIQRDDRWIQDIKEWIFEVNPLENESKIRQVIVKLKGEEFAVVEAYKKLLEIKESLKMNFIEVRAPGACKYFLSESTKTTILPGVESTYSVCIETVVVEKAESEVFIKSIDNSPSAKEYCRVTTKFEKTNTIVTFKVYIGDLTEFKADVLVNPANDQLRHSGGLAAAIVKKGGKEIQDDCDQFMQNSLFGMEDGDVHISQVVGKLPCKAIVHAIGPRYQLQSKDHAYEKSRLSRAVINTLAKAKRFSSIAFPAISSGIFKYPLNECALVHIEASMTYFTTAATSITEVSFIVIDQTHAIAFHKALSNCFPGSVITLDIESSMFLIPVQSIRSSSLGLAARSSTSGGAAKKKSMTSSVPQLHHGDLFSTKVVIDVYVCTANSKLDLSRGVIAQHMSKLAGPDLQKECNEKGRANTGDVIVTGPGNLDCQHVFHAVAPNCSADKDGKILRDLIRKCFQQCEKHQVNSIAFPAIGPGGLGYPIQLVAGIMITESCLYLAKTKNAQFTIHLIIFDASQHKIFKSELENVQLQSTKKKKSKLFDTSSPKLAVAAANSPVTSDFHVQGIQVSVVKGDITKDSSDAIVNTTSSGINLGNSGEVSKILLKIAGPKLQDLCTDAVKKEGQLTEGKVIATKALNPLKCKSILHIYFSSNDPGLYSKTIKSCLDKAEQLQYKTIALPVIGTGAQNYPTTDAAKGTYEGINQFGLSNPKYLKQVRIVIFNEGIYDTFLTSIQPDTVLVLSPSASELHGEASALSDDDMSPLEFESNSDDELTSRRSPSALNYWSSSREISSSIDEDDLSHSGADHETPQEGLNIIICGFDESRVSGAVARLRKLMRENFDKEEINNESIRALNNVECKEIGKECLNAGVECRIERDIGRIRLTGNVHDITKIRGKVNDIIYKVMSRKSDERGKQFQQQLQHQFEVESLYITVQWQYKKQGTMNFVNYDKEFSYEIEQAYLAFKKQTHKDMHIFHYQKEPINFTIDFLKHEEEDHKTKQHNRVRRFTTKEVGTRPDTWDEMPIHKSVHCVDLKPDSIEYKEVLVVFNQTVSKSEIITIQRVQNPRLYCLYRQAKEAMDKANPPNHPNERQLFHGTDADSAVKINANGFNRSYAGRHAIAYGNGTYFARDASYSASPTYSKPDQNGHKYMYLAKVLTGEYTVGKSSMVVPPPKDPTKDQNVLFDSLVNSTSAPTIFVVVPDVQSYPEYLITFK; this is encoded by the exons AGGTCATAATACAAGTATCTGGGCTGATAGATAAAGTTGACGAAATAGAGCTTAAAGTTTACTTTGATGATAAAGAATCTGGTGGTGAACCAAATGCAGTTAAAAACTGTATACTCACCCCACCAGGATATGCATATGTCACCTTTCAAAGACATG TTGCTGATCGGGTCCTATCAAAACAACATGAACTCTCCGGGACAAGACTGTACTTAAAGCCAGTTCAGGCAGTTCCAGAAGCAGAAGATGAGGCTGTAACAATTTTACTAAAACATATTCCTCAAGGATTTGACAAACTTGCCATAGAGCTATGTGTCGAAGGTATCCAAGGGGTATTGATTACTGAAGTGAAAAACGGCAGCAGCACAATATACTTTCCCCCACTTCCAACTGAAG AACTTAAGAAGGCAATGAACAGACTTGAGCTTTTGAGCAAGCGCAAGAACATTGTTATCGTAAGATGCCATGCAAAGACCACACTGTACATTAGGAGCATCACGAAGAAGAGGGACAAGACCTTTTTAAAGAGGTACTTTTCAAACAAGAATCATTCAGGAGGAGGTGACATAATTGGTGATCCTGTTCTCTTAAACGATGGGAAAGAAGCAATAGTGAATTTCAAGCAACCAGAAG TGTTACAAAGGATCTTGTCACATAACCATGACACAATATTTGGGAATGGTGTTCAGTTATCTGTTGAAGAACCACAGCAAGAGAAAACTGCTGATTCAGAACCAGAAGAATTTAACTCTGTCCATGTTCCCATTAAGCCACAAATAGCCGACGCTATATTTCATTGCCCAACTAAACTTAGGAGTTTTGGGGACAGCCTTAATGTTGCTTACACAATAGAGCGCGATCACATCCTTTTCACTTCGTCTGAGAGGTCATGTTCTGATTGGCAGAAAAAGTGTGAAGATTTTCTGAATGAGACATATAGTGTATGTGAAATACACGTGCCAGAAGAATTGAGCAAAGAAATTCGTACACAGTTTGCAAGTTTCAAGCAGCATGCCTTTAAATCCGAGTTAATCAACGAAACGGATAAAAGTACCTGCTATGTTCTAGCCGGAGAAACAGAGGTTTTGCAAGCCATTTGTGACAACAGAAGTAAAATGGAATCACACATCGAAGATTCATTAAAGCTGGAAAGTGAACACATAGACTTCATATCGGAATTTAAACTGGAATTACTAAAGGAAACGTATCCTTCAGTACAAATTACTGCGGATGCAAGTAAACAATTGCTTACATTTAAAGGGCCTTCCATTTATGTTGAAAAGCTAAAGCAAACTTTATGCAGTCTCACACAGAAGCTCGAAGTGATTCCTGTAGAGCTCGATCATGAGCTTGCCAACTATTTTGCAACAAGTTTAAATGAGGGGCAAAAGCAGATGAGAAGTTTCATAAAGTCGAGGAAGTGTCCATTGGCAGTTTCTTATCGTGCTCAGCCAACTGAAAAAGGAGCTCAAGAAGCCACACTTAGCCTACTGCTTGTGTGTGAATCTAGTCAACTCTTATGGGCTAAAAACGTGCAAGAATCTCTAGAAAAAGAAGCGAGGTTTAAACATGTAACAGTTCCTAAATCCCTTGCCTCTGAAATAGATGGAATGAAAGACTTTAAAGCCCTTGTCTCACAGCTGAAAAAGGATCATGATGTAAGAATTATATATAATGAACTCGATGAAATAATTAATGTGTTTGGATTTGGCGAGAGTGTTAGTGACAGTTCTATTCGTATAGAAGAATTCATCCAGCTCAAGAGGTCATCAGCTACTCCACTCTCATTTCCAATTACCCAATTTCTGTCCAAAGCTTTAAAAAAGAAGAAACACATTCTAGAGCAGGTTTTAGCTGACTGCAACCCTAACCTGTCATGCTCATTTTCAGAACCAGACGAAACTGAAATACTAGTGACTCCGAACAAATTCATTAAAGATGTCGAATGGAGATCTCAATGTAAAGCTGCTTTGAATAAGTATGTCAATAAGTTTACAACGATGGAAGTATCATTTGTACGTGATGCGAAGCAAGATATATTCGATTACTTAGAGGGAAAGGAGCAGTCTTCACAACTTCCCTTTGCATTTGATTTGCAGGAAGCAGACACACTGGTGGATATATGTGGGGAAATTAATCTTGTTACTGAAGTTACTGAGCAATTGAGTACAATTTCTAGCTCATTTGTCATAGACTCTACGCAGCTGTCATTGTCTCCGGCACAGCATGCATACATTGCACAGGTGAACTTAGAAAATATTACGGCTAACCATCCTGAGTTGAGCATCTCGCTTCCAATCGACTCTCAGACTTTGCATGTAACAGGTCCTAAAGCGAAATTAAGTAATTTTGAGAAACACTTTGCTACCTACAAATTTTCTTCAATAACTGTCTCAACAGATCCTTTGCTAGTTGATTTTTTGTCTGATGAAGGCTCTGGCAGAATATTTTTGGCTAGCTTTCTTGACGAGAAAAAAACTGTAGCAGTGGCTGTTTTTCGGTCAAGTGCCATACAATTAGATTTCCTCTACGATGgtgctagatctacatgtgaAAATGTAACAGAAATTGTCAAAGAGTTGCAATCAATACTAAAGGTTGGAAAAATTTGTATTCCGGAATCCCTTAAGAAACCTAAAAAGGACTCCGAGACAAAATCTAAGATTTTTAATCTGTATAAAAAGCTTGAAATGGAGTACAATGTAGTGTGCTCCTACGGAAATACAGAAATTATGTTTGGTGGGTTATTAGAAAATGTAAATCAAGCTGTCGAAAAAATGTCTAGCTTCATTAAAGATGAATGTACAATTACGAAAGATTTGCAACTAACTAGCCCCCAATGGAAATTAATCCAAAGAGATGACCGGTGGATTCAAGATATTAAGGAATGGATTTTTGAAGTAAATCCTTTAGAGAACGAATCAAAGATACGTCAGGTGATAGTTAAGTTGAAAGGTGAAGAGTTTGCAGTGGTCGAAGCCTATAAGAAGTTGCTGGAAATAAAAGAATCTCTCAAGATGAATTTCATTGAAGTTCGTGCTCCTGGAGCTTGCAAATATTTTCTCAGTGAATCAACGAAGACCACTATTCTCCCAGGTGTTGAAAGTACCTACAGTGTCTGTATTGAGACAGTTGTCGTTGAAAAAGCCGAATCGGAAGTATTTATCAAGAGTATTGACAACTCTCCAAGTGCTAAAGAGTACTGTCGAGTTACTACTAAGTTTGAAAAGACCAACACAATTGTAACATTCAAAGTGTACATTGGAGATCTCACTGAATTTAAAGCCGATGTTCTAGTCAACCCAGCTAATGATCAGTTACGTCATTCTGGAGGGCTTGCTGCTGCAATTGTCAAGAAAGGCGGCAAAGAAATACAAGATGATTGTGACCAATTTATGCAGAACTCATTATTTGGTATGGAAGACGGTGACGTACACATCTCACAAGTTGTTGGAAAGCTACCTTGCAAGGCAATTGTACATGCTATTGGGCCGAGGTACCAACTCCAATCCAAGGATCATGCTTACGAGAAGTCACGCCTTAGTCGTGCAGTGATTAACACTCTAGCTAAAGCAAAAAGGTTCTCCTCTATCGCCTTCCCTGCAATTAGCTCTGGAATATTTAAATATCCACTCAATGAATGTGCCCTTGTTCACATCGAAGCGTCAATGACTTATTTCACAACAGCAGCAACTTCAATAACCGAAGTGTCATTTATTGTCATCGATCAAACTCATGCCATTGCATTCCACAAAGCTCTCTCCAATTGTTTTCCGGGAAGTGTTATCACATTGGATATCGAATCTAGCATGTTTTTAATCCCTGTACAAAGCATTCGCTCTAGTTCTCTTGGCCTAgctgctagatctagtactaGTGGTGGTGCAGCAAAAAAAAAATCGATGACTTCAAGTGTGCCACAGCTACACCATGGAGATCTTTTTTCAACTAAG GTTGTTATtgatgtgtatgtgtgtactgcCAACTCCAAATTGGATCTCTCTCGAGGCGTGATTGCACAACATATGTCTAAACTTGCTGGCCCAGATCTCCAAAAGGAATGCAATGAAAAAGGACGCGCAAACACCGGAGATGTGATTGTAACTGGCCCTGGAAACCTGGACTGCCAGCATGTTTTTCATGCTGTTGCACCTAACTGCTCTGCTGATAAAGACGGAAAG ATTCTTCGAGACTTAATCCGAAAATGCTTTCAACAGTGTGAAAAGCATCAAGTGAATTCCATTGCATTTCCAGCAATAGGACCTGGTGGTCTTGGTTACCCCATACAGCTTGTTGCTGGTATTATGATCACAGAGTCTTGCTTGTACTTAGCGAAGACCAAGAATGCACAGTTTACCATTCACCTTATCATTTTTGATGCAAGTCAACATAAGATATTCAAATCTGAATTAGAGAATGTGCAGCTGCAGAGCACTAAAAAGAAAAAGAGCAAATTGTTCGACACCTCCTCTCCAAAATTGGCTGTAGCTGCTGCTAACTCACCAGTAACTTCAGATTTTCACGTTCAAGGAATTCAAGTGTCAGTTGTTAAAGGAGATATCACGAAAGATTCAAGTGATGCCATTGTCAACACAACTAGCTCAGGAATCAATTTAGGTAATAGTGGTGAAGTGTCAAAGATTCTTCTCAAAATTGCTGGACCCAAACTCCAAGATTTATGTACAGATGCTGTAAAAAAAGAAGGCCAGCTCACTGAAGGAAAAGTTATCGCAACAAAAGCATTGAATCCACTCAAATGTAAATCCATTTTACATATTTACTTCAGCAGCAATGATCCTGGACTGTACAGCAAAACAATTAAGTCATGCCTTGATAAAGCAGAACAACTTCAATATAAGACGATTGCATTGCCGGTCATAGGAACTGGAGCTCAAAACTACCCTACAACGGATGCAGCCAAAGGAACGTATGAAGGGATCAATCAGTTCGGTCTTTCTAACCCTAAATACTTGAAGCAAGTTCGAATTGTTATTTTCAACGAAGGAATTTACGATACATTCTTAACATCAATTCAGCCAGATACTGTACTTGTACTATCACCGTCCGCTTCAGAGCTACATGGTGAAGCTTCTGCATTGTCCGATGATGATATGTCACCACTTGAATTTGAAAGCAACAGTGATGATGAGCTAACGAGTAGAAGGAGCCCATCTGCATTGAATTATTGGTCGTCGTCTAGGGAAATATCATCAAGTATTGATGAAGATGATCTATCGCATTCAGGAGCGGATCATGAGACACCACAGGAAGGGctcaatattattatttgtgGATTTGATGAGAGTAGAGTTAGTGGTGCGGTTGCAAGGTTAAGGAAACTGATGCGAGAAAATTTCGACAAAGAAGAGATTAATAATGAGAGTATTAGAGCTCTCAACAATGTTGAATGTAAAGAAATTGGTAAAGAGTGCCTAAATGCGGGTGTCGAGTGTAGGATTGAACGTGATATTGGCCGTATTCGGCTAACTGGAAATGTACACGATATCACCAAAATTCGCGGCAAAGTTAACGATATTATCTATAAAGTCATGTCTCGTAAATCAGATGAACGTGGCAAACAATTTCAGCAACAACTTCAGCATCAATTTGAAGTTGAAAGCCTTTACATCACTGTTCAATGGCAATACAAGAAACAGGGAACCATGAATTTTGTCAATTATGACAAGGAATTCAGCTATGAAATTGAACAAGCATATCTAGCATTCAAGAAACAAACTCATAAGGATATGCATATATTTCATTATCAAAAAGAACCAATTAATTTTACAATAGACTTCCTGAAGCATGAAGAGGAAGACCACAAAACCAAGCAACACAATCGTGTGCGAAGGTTCACCACGAAAGAAGTTG GCACAAGACCAGACACATGGGATGAAATGCCTATTCATAAGTCCGTTCATTGTGTTGACCTCAAGCCTGATAGCATTGAATACAAAGAAGTGCTGGTCGTCTTTAACCAGACTGTATCCAAATCCGAAATCATCACAATACAACGTGTACAAAACCCAAGGTTGTATTGCTTGTACCGTCAAGCCAAAGAAGCAATGGATAAAGCCAATCCACCCAACCACCCTAATGAACGTCAACTATTCCATGGTACAGATGCTGATAGTGCAGTTAAAATTAATGCCAACGGATTCAATCGAAGCTATGCTGGAAGACATG CTATAGCATATGGAAATGGAACGTACTTTGCCCGAGATGCCTCATACTCAGCTAGCCCAACGTACTCCAAGCCTGACCAAAATGgacacaagtacatgtacttggcCAAAGTCCTTACTGGTGAGTACACCGTGGGAAAGAGTAGCATGGTGGTGCCTCCACCAAAAGACCCAACGAAAGATCAAAATGTGCTCTTTGACTCTTTGGTCAATAGCACCTCTGCCCCAActatttttgttgttgtaccAGATGTTCAGTCGTATCCTGAGTACTTAATTACTTTCAAGTGA